From the genome of Desulfatiglans anilini DSM 4660:
TTTTCTAGCCAGTTTTTCTTCCGGGGCCTTGCCGGCCGGCGGCTCGGTGGGCCCGGACCCTTGGAGGAACCATCCCTGCAACAGCAAAGCCGCTTCTCGAATCGGGATGTCTTCCATCTTGGCGACAAAATCCAGGACATTCCCGCCGGATTTGCAGTCTCCAAAACAGTTGAAGATGTTTTTTTCGATGTTGACAGAGAATTGGCGGGGATTGGTGCCCTTGTGGATCGGGCAGCAGCCGACCAGGTTCTTGCCGGACTGTTTAAGATCCGCCAAAAGCCCATAGTGGCCCAATACCATTTCCATGGTAACGCCGCTTTTTATTTCCCTGTAATCCACCCAATTTTTGCTTTTTTTGCCCATTGGAAAGTCCTCCATTTAAGAAAGGTTAGCTTTAATGATTAAGCTTAACCTTAATTGTTGAGGACATTCAGCATTATGTCAAATATGCGAGCTCAATTCTATTGGTTTTCCCGAACGCCCTTCGGGCGGATTTGACCGTCCATTCATTCCCTTAATTTTTCGCCTTTCAATTCCACTGATTCCCTTTGGCTTCTTTGCCTTCCTGGCTTTTTCATTGTAGCAAATCGTCCCGCTAATGCTGTCAAGGTCGTTCTTCCGGTGGGGAGACTCCACCTTGACAGCGCGGGAGCGATTTGCTTTGCCCTAAAGCGGCCAGGAAGGCAAAAGGCCTTCCCGCCGCTGAGACTTCGGTTTTCTGCCAGTCGAGGAAAATCGGGCTTCAGCTCTAACCATTAACCTATAAAGCAATGGATATTCGAAGCCTTCAGGTGATGATGGAAGATTGCGACGCGGAAATTTTCCGCTCCGGATTTTCCGGACAGCCGCTTTACTACAGCGCCCGTTGGGACGAGATCCAGGAGATGGCCTGGAAGGAGGCCAGGAGGCGAGGGATGGCCCGGCCGGACGACGTCCGCTGTGCCAATTACGCCCTGGACATTCTCGGCCTTCCTAACAAGCACTGTGAAGCCGACCAAGACGAGAAAGGGAACTGGATCGTCTATTGGCGATAACTATTAACATCAAAACGATGAAGCTTATGACCAAGCAATTGGAGAAACGTTTTGCCCAGGTAGGCAGTCAGGAGGGGAAAAAGGATCCGCTGGTGATCGCCAAGTTTTTCAATCCCGCCGGCGCCGGCACTTGGTACGCGACGCAATATGACCCCGAGGGGAAAGCGTTTTTCGGCTATGTGAGCATTTTCGGCGACTGGAACGACGAGTGGGGATATTTCAGTCTCAGCGAACTGGAAACCTTTCGGGGGGCTTTCGGGCTAGGGATTGAAAGAGACCGCTACTTCACTGAAAAACCGATCAGCCAAGTAGCGCCCGCGGCCATTTCAAGCCGCTTATAATCATTAAAGAAAAAACAATGCAGGCGAAAAATTATACCAAAAAAGGGTCCCGATTTCTCAAGACCCTTAAAGATGACGTGGACGGAATGATTGAAAGAATTGACCAGGATTTAGCCGACCTGGAGGATTTCAAGGAGAAGTTTACGGAGTTGGCTATCCGGAAATGCAAGCAGTCTTTCCGTAACGGCATCGAGGCCGGCAAGTATAGCAGTAAGAAAGGCAAGTAGCCGGCTATCGGAAGGGGAGAGGCGGAGGGCCTCTTCCCTTTCTTTGCTTTTTCTATCCTAGCAAGTTCTTTCAATCTGTCAAATCCACCCGAGACGGGCGTCTGCCCACCCACCCTCTGGAGAAAATCCGGCCGCCCCGACATTCGGCGGGGTTGCCTCGGCCGGTTTTTCTCCTTTCAGCCGCATAGCGGCCGAAACCGAGATTAAATGTAGGGAGCTCGCATATTTGGCTTCCTGAGAGCTACCAGGATCGACGATCTCAAGGGGAGGAAGGGTTTGGTATGGGGTAGTCTTGTTCTAAGGTTTCTCTAAGCTTGCTGTCAATTCAGCGAAGTTTTTGGGTTTGTATTTTTCCCAGTCTTCTTGTTTTACGTAAAGCATTTTATATTTAATGTTTTTTTGCCTTTCACTGGCATCCTTACACCACTGCCTTAATCTTTTAATTTTCTCAATATCATCTAAGTCTTCACGGCCTTTTGTTTCAACAATGTATACAGTTTTAGCATCTGTTTTCACAAAAAAATCGGGATAATAACTTGATATAGCGCCACTGACATTTTTATAATCAATTTTGAAATGAATTTCATAATAGTTTTTTGCAAAAGAGATTACATCATTCGTATTTTCCAAAAAATTGGCAAATTCAAGTTCGAATTCACTGTCACCAACAATTTTATTAAAAACACTTTTTCTTGGAAGTAGATATTTTCTATCAGTAACGACGAATGGTCGAGCATTGCTAACTTTTATATAGTTTCTGATCTCTGTATCTCCAACATCTGTCACGGTCAGGTTGTTTATCTCTTGCTTAAATGTTTCAATAATAGTTTTTACTGCTGGTAGTTCAGAAAGGTTTCTTAATGTATTTAGATCATTCAAAGCAACTTCTTTATTGAATAAATGTTTGGCAACAAATTGTTTAACTTTACCAAAAAGGACATCATAGCAACCAAAAAGGCGTAATTCCTTCATTATTTTTTGAACGAAAAAGCCAATAACACTTTGATAATTCGGTTCAATTGAACTTTGTAAAATCGTGGTATGGTGTACTTTTTCATCAATAACTTCTTTAAAAACAATTTCACGTTTTTCTTCGTCAGAAAATTCTTTAATAGCAATTTTCTGGTGTGTGAATTGAGCTTCATTTAGTAGATTAAGATTTTTATATTCCCTCTGAATTCTTGGAGTGAGGATTGGCAAAATGATATCCAAACTAGAGATGTCTTTATTAACATTTTGATGGTCGATCTCAATTACAGTAGGAGTGATCGGCTTACCCATACGATCCATCTTACGTTTTTCAAGCTCAACACCTTCTGCTTTTATCGATTCCACAAATTCCATGAAAGCAGGTGTGCCAATAATGCTTACGTATTCTTCAACATCTTGACCAAAAAACATCCTCCGCAAACCGCGTCCGAGCGTTTGTTCAGGCAAAATTTTAGAATCGGATCCATAAGGGCGCAAACCTACAATCGTCGTCACATTTTTTACATCCCAACCTTCCTTGAGCATAAGCACAGAAACGATTACCTTGTATGGACTTTCCATGCTGTCAATTTCATTAGCCTTTCTACGAAGTTCCTGTAGCTCCTTCTCCTTTTTGCTGCTAACGGTCTCGGATATTTCACCGCTTTTATTAGTATGGATGGTCAATATAGCGTTTCTCAGTTTTGGATATGAATTTTCCAGAAATGTGGCCACATCATCACAGTTCTTGGTATCATCGGTCATAATGAAAAGAATGGATTTTTTCCCAGTCGGTTCCAACGTATTGTAGGTTTTTTCCCATTCCTCAACCCCTAATCGCAGAAAGTCCTCATATTTTTCGGCAAAAAGAGAACTCTGTTTT
Proteins encoded in this window:
- a CDS encoding DEAD/DEAH box helicase family protein, whose protein sequence is MALHKDFPKDKFEILDPAIRWFPADEDLRKEGYEKLLPPFVPRLREEVAQWRNENYKGASETSKALLNWWFNEPHTILNRDGLSIPFQYYFAQREAVETIIWLYDTEGVTSKYDLLKFDKLGRVSPNMFAEDWLRFVIKMATGSGKTKVMSLLLAWSYFHKFYEENSELAKNFLLITPNIIVLDRIKADFEGLKIFNEDPILPDNGYYGQNWEDDFQIKVHFQDEVGTIAKSGNIFLTNIHRVYEGSLKQPSFSDDDLSDYFLGKKVVGKTTDSKIDLGEIVRDVDELVVINDEAHHIHDPKMAWFKSIEDIHNRLLQKGKKLALQIDVTATPKNNRGEIFVQTVSDYPLVEAIHQGVVKNPILPDEASRAKLIEKQSSLFAEKYEDFLRLGVEEWEKTYNTLEPTGKKSILFIMTDDTKNCDDVATFLENSYPKLRNAILTIHTNKSGEISETVSSKKEKELQELRRKANEIDSMESPYKVIVSVLMLKEGWDVKNVTTIVGLRPYGSDSKILPEQTLGRGLRRMFFGQDVEEYVSIIGTPAFMEFVESIKAEGVELEKRKMDRMGKPITPTVIEIDHQNVNKDISSLDIILPILTPRIQREYKNLNLLNEAQFTHQKIAIKEFSDEEKREIVFKEVIDEKVHHTTILQSSIEPNYQSVIGFFVQKIMKELRLFGCYDVLFGKVKQFVAKHLFNKEVALNDLNTLRNLSELPAVKTIIETFKQEINNLTVTDVGDTEIRNYIKVSNARPFVVTDRKYLLPRKSVFNKIVGDSEFELEFANFLENTNDVISFAKNYYEIHFKIDYKNVSGAISSYYPDFFVKTDAKTVYIVETKGREDLDDIEKIKRLRQWCKDASERQKNIKYKMLYVKQEDWEKYKPKNFAELTASLEKP
- a CDS encoding DUF2958 domain-containing protein, which translates into the protein MTKQLEKRFAQVGSQEGKKDPLVIAKFFNPAGAGTWYATQYDPEGKAFFGYVSIFGDWNDEWGYFSLSELETFRGAFGLGIERDRYFTEKPISQVAPAAISSRL